In the Flavobacterium sp. 90 genome, AGTCCTGTATCAAAAGCTTCATAACCAGAAGTCGAAACTTTTGCCATAGCGATTGTCAAGAAATACTCTTGAAGAACGTTTAATTCCACATCGTTTTTGCGGAATAAATCAGATGCTCTCAAAGCCATTTCTTTAGATCCACCACCACCAGGAAGTACACCAACACCAAATTCAACTAATCCCATATAAGTTTCTGCAGCAGCAACCACTTTATCAGCATGTAAGCTCATTTCGCAACCACCACCAAAAGTCATTCCGTGAGGCGCAACAACAACTGGAATCGAAGAATAACGAACGCGCATCATTGTGTCCTGGAACAATTTGATAGCCATATTCAATTCGTCATATTCCTGCTCAACTGCCATCATGAAAATCATTCCGATATTAGCACCAACAGAGAAATTCGCTGCTTGATTACCAATAACCAAACCTTGATATTCTTTTTCAGATAAGTCGATTGCTTTATTGATGGCAGCAAGAACGTCGCCACCAATAGTATTCATTTTAGATTGGAATTCTAAGTTCAAAATTCCATCTCCTAAATCCTGAATGATTGCACCACTGTTGCTCCAAACTTTTTTGCTTTCGCGAATGTTGTTTAGGATAATGAATGAATCTTGTCCAGGAACTTTAGTTTGCGATTTCGTTGGAATGTTATAGAAATAAGTCGCTCCTTCTTTTACAGAGTAGAAACTTTCGCTTCCTGAAGCCAACATTTCAGTAACCCATGCAGCTGGTTCAAGACCTTCTGCTTTCATGATTTCGATTCCGTTGGCAACACCAATAGCGTCCCAAATTTCGAATGGACCATTTTCCCATCCAAAACCAGCTTTCATCGCATCATCAATTTTGAATAATTCGTCTGAGATTTCAGGAATTCTGTTTGATACATAAGCAAACATTCCGGCGAAACTCTTACGGTAGAATTCACCCGCTTTATCTTTTCCTTTCACCAAAACTTTAAAACGATTGATAGGTTTATCAATAGTTTTTGTTAGTTCAAGCGTAGCAAAATTTGCTTTTTTAGCAGCGCGGTATTCTAGTGTATCTAAGTCTAAAGAAAGAATATCTTTATCTACTTTTTTATAAAAACCTTGACCAGTTTTGCTTCCTAACCAATTGTTCTCCATCATTTTTGTGATGAAATCAGGAAGTTTAAACAATTCGTGTTGTTCGTCGTTAGGGCAGTTTTCATAAATACCGTTGGCAACGTGTACCAAAGTATCTAAACCAACAACGTCAACCGTACGGAAAGTAGCCGATTTTGGACGACCGATAACTGGTCCAGTCAATTTATCAACTTCTTCAATCGTTAATCCCATTTCTTTTACCAAGTGGAATAAACTTTGGATTCCGTAAATACCAATTCTGTTTCCAATAAACGCTGGAGTATCTTTAGCAACAACCGAAGTTTTTCCTAAAAATTTAGATCCGTATTCGTTTAAGAAATCCAATACTTCAGTAGAAGTTTTTGGACCAGGAATAATTTCAAATAACTTTAAGTAACGCGCAGGGTTAAAAAAGTGAGTTCCGCAGAAGTGTTGTTGAAAATCTTCGCTTCTTCCTTCGCTCATAAAATGAATTGGAATACCAGAAGTGTTTGAAGTAACCAAAGTTCCCGGTTTACGGAATTTTTCGATTTGCTCAAAAACTAATTTTTTGATATCCAAACGTTCTACAACAACCTCGATAATCCAATCAACATTGGCAATTTTTGCCATATCATCAGTTGTGTTTCCAGTCGTGATTCTGTTAGCAAATTTTTGACTGTAAATAGGAGACGGTTTCGATTTTAATGAATTCGCCAAGTGCTCGTTTACTACACGGTTGCGAACAACTTTACTTTCAAGCGTTAATCCTTTTTTAGCTTCAGCTTCTGTCAGCTCGCGTGGTACGATGTCAAGTAATAAAACTTCAACACCAATATTGGCAAAATGACAAGCTATTCCTGAACCCATAATTCCGGATCCAATTACAGCAACTTTTTTAATTGTGCGTTTCATAAGTCGTTAATATTTGTTTTTGTTTTTTGAATTTGAAATTTCCTTAGCGGTTAAGGTTATTCATTTTCTATTTTGTCTGTTTGATTAAATATGTTCTTATCGTGAATAAGTTCGTTTATGATTTCTGAGACTTCGATAAAATGTTTCAGCTTTTCGTCAGAAACATGTTTTCTCACACTCTCATTAAATTTCAAAACTGTATTTTTAGATAATTCTCTTTTTTCTTTTCCAAATTCCGTCAGGTAGATCAAAACACCGCGACCATCACTTGGATTTTTTTTGCGAACAATCAAACCTTTATCCTCCATTGATTTCAATGTTCTCGTAAGGCTTGTGGCTTCCATACCCATTCTTGGCCCTAAAGCGGTCGATGGAGTTCCGTCTTCTTTATCTATACTTAAAAGTGCAAATCCCGTTGCCATTGTAGCATCGTATTTTGCAGCCTCTTCGTTATACATTCTTGATACGGCTTGCCATGTAGCTCTCAAAATATAATCTATTGTTTTGTCTTTCATAAGTAACTATATCGATTTCAAATATAATCAAAAAATACTATGCATGCATATTAATTTATGATAAATTTTTGGTTATTAAAAAAATATCTCTGAATTAGAGGGGTTTAGGGTTAATTTTTAATTGAAATATACTATTCTTTTTTGGGATTTTAACAAAATTTAAGACTTAAAAAACTTTTTCCGAGTCAAAAAGTCTCTAAAATTCTTCATTATGTAAAAAAAAGTATAATAAAGTACGAATAAACTTTAGTCTTCATATCGCTTTATCGCGTTTTGAAGGATTTTTTTCATCTTGTTTCTTAGGTATTCCGGTCGCAAAACCTCAATTCCATCTCCAAAACCCAATAAAATGCGTTCCATTTCATAATTAGAAGAAATCATTAAATGAACGATAATACTATTATCCTCATTTTCCTGAATCAGTCGTTGTGTGTGATGCAAAGGTTTTGTCAATACATAAGGAGCATTTGCGGCATCAATCCAAAGTTCAATTCTTCGTGGTTGTAAACCAGTATTTACCGTAACGCCAATTACGTTTTTATAATAAACATCAGCATCAAAATCCTCCTCTATATAAGGAAGATTAAAATCATAATCAATTGCAATGATTCTGTCCAAAGCCAGATTTGTAATCGGTTGAGAACCTTTAGTCTTCCCGATCAAAAACCAACGATTATTGAATTCCTTCAAAATAAAAGGATGAAAATGAAATTTACTTTCTTCCCGCGATTTAAACGATTTATACGTAATCATAAGCACAACCTTCTTGATAATCGCCTGATAAATCTCATCTAAATAATGCAAACCTTTCAAGCCTTCGTTTTTATCCAGATAAATAACCGGTTTCGTATGCGATTTCTCCGAGTAGATTTTATCCTCCAAACGCTGTAAAATATCCGAAACATCATTAAACAGCGAAAAATCCTTAAACTGCTTCAACATCGAAACCGTCTCCGTCAAAACATTCATATCCGTTTCCGTCAGCGGAATATCCGTTATCGTAAATTCGTCGTCATCATATTTATAAAACTTCTTATCATAAACGACAATTGGCGCGTTATAACCAAGCTTTTCACTTCGCATCAACTGAATATCCATTTGGATTGTTCGTTTGCTAATTGGGTTTGCTCGACCTTCATATTCAAACAAAGCTTCAGAGCAACATTCGATTAAATCTTCGAGAGTCCATTGCCTGTATTTATTCTGCAGACATTTGTCTATTGTTTTGTACCGTATTAAGGCGTTCTTGTTTTGTGACATATTATTATGTTTTTGCTCGCAAAGTTGGGAAGTCGCAAAGTTTTTTTTGTCTTTCGCAGATTAAGTAGATTAAGCAGATTTTTTTAATCATTTTAATCTCTTAATCTGTGGCTTAAAAAAAATGAATACTTTGCGACTTCGCGACTTCGCGAGATTCAAATTTTAGATATTTTAATTTCGTATAATTATTTCTTATTTTTGGGCATGTCCCTCTTGGTCGGGCTTTCCGTTTCAATTGTTCATTCCAATTATCCATTCCAATTATCGTAGAGGCGCACAGCAGTGCGTCTTTCGTAATGTGAATAAATTGTGGTTACGTTGCGTGAGACGCACTGCTGTGCGTCTCTACAGACATACTCTGCGACTTTACGCGATTAATATCTACGTCAACAACAAAATCTCTTTTTCAATATTAATTCTCGCTTTCTCTTCATATAAACCTCTGAATTCATCCGTTTGAAAAATAAACTCATATTCCAGAAAATGTTTCAACGCTTTTGCGCGTCCTGGTTTATAGAGAAAATCAGGATAAATGAGATATTCCTTTCTAATCTGTTCAAAGTAAATCTGATATTCATTCCATTTGCGGGCGAGAATTTTCAAATCAAAATCAATTAACCAATTAATATCTTCATTTGCATTATGCTGATGAAGTTGCGTTGCACAAATCGCATCAAAAACCAATTGACTATCAAAAGATATATTTTTAGGTAAAACCGATAATGCAAATTCAGCACTTTTGAGTTCATTATCTTTTTTAGAACTCTTATATACATAATCGTGGTAAAAAATCGAAAATAATATTTCGTCAGGATTTTGAAGTTTATCAGAATACGTTTCAAAACAGAGAATCATATCATTTATATGTGTCAGATTATGATAATATCTTGATTTACCGGAATATGCTTTTTCTAAATCAAGCCAATTTTGCTGAATTTCTTTATCAGTAAAACCAATATTAGCAAGCAATTCGGTATATTTTTCCTTTAGATTCATATCCTTTTTTACTCAAAAATAACATTCTTTTTTTACTGCGCAAAATAATTGCGTAGTAGTTCTGAAATCTTTGTAATGTCAAAAGAGAACAACGATAGATTGTTTAATTTTTAAAAACGAGAAATTATGAAATTCAATTTTTTAGCAAAAGAAAAAAACACTGTAGTTAATTACGAAAATGCAACCGCTTATACATTAACAACAGATTATGAATTGTATGCAGCGGTTGTAACAACAAGTTTGAATGCTTCATTTTATGAAAAAGATACAACTCGTTTAGAAAGAATTAAAGAGTTGATCAAAAAAGCCGATCCTGTTTTTGTTGCAAAACTAGCCGTTTATGCCCGAAACGAAATGCATATGCGTTCAGTTCCATTAGTTTTAATAGTAGAATTGGCCAAAATATATTCCGGTGATTCCTTAATCAGTAAAATGATTACACAAGTTATACAACGTGCAGACGAAATAACCGAATTATTGGCGTATTACCAAATGACAAACGAGAGAAACGGAATCAAAAAATTAAACCGTTTGTCGAAGCAAATACAAAAAGGTTTGGCACATTCATTCAATAAATTTGACGAATACCAATTCGCAAAATACAACCGTGATGGTGCAGTAAAATTAAAAGATGCCTTGTTTTTGGTACATCCAAAAGCAAAAGACGAAGCACAACAACTATTGTTTAATAAAATTGTAAACAATAGTTTAGAAACGCCATATACATGGGAAACGGAGTTGTCAAAAATAGGTCAGATAAAGTATTTTAACGAAGCCGAAAAGCAAAAAGCATTCACTCAAAAATGGGAAGAATTGATCGATAGTAACAAAATTGGTTACATGGCTTTGTTGCGAAACTTGCGAAATATTGTCGAAGCCAACGTTTCACGATTTCATATATTAAAAGTTTGTGATTATCTTTCTAATGAAAAAGCGGTCGCAAACTCAAAACAATTGCCATTCCGATTTTTAGCCGCTTATCGCGAGTTAAAAACAATGGATTCTAAATATACGTCCATGATTTTGGATGCTTTAGAAGATGCCGTTTTGGTAAGTGCGCAAAATATAAAAGGTTTCGATATCAATACATCCGTTGTAATCGCTTGTGATGTTTCTGGTTCGATGCAAAAAAATATCTCGCCAAAAAGTAAAGTAATGCTTTATGATATTGGTTTGATGTTGGGTATGTTGATGCAAAACCGTTGTAAAAATGTGGTAAGCGGTATGTTTGGTGATCGATGGAAAATAATCAATATGCCAAAACGAGCGATATTATCCAATGTAAACGAATATTACAAACGCGAAGGTGAAGTAGGTTATTCGACAAACGGTTATTTGGTTTTGGAAGATTTGATCAGCCGAAAAGAAATTGTAGATAAAGTGATGT is a window encoding:
- a CDS encoding 3-hydroxyacyl-CoA dehydrogenase/enoyl-CoA hydratase family protein is translated as MKRTIKKVAVIGSGIMGSGIACHFANIGVEVLLLDIVPRELTEAEAKKGLTLESKVVRNRVVNEHLANSLKSKPSPIYSQKFANRITTGNTTDDMAKIANVDWIIEVVVERLDIKKLVFEQIEKFRKPGTLVTSNTSGIPIHFMSEGRSEDFQQHFCGTHFFNPARYLKLFEIIPGPKTSTEVLDFLNEYGSKFLGKTSVVAKDTPAFIGNRIGIYGIQSLFHLVKEMGLTIEEVDKLTGPVIGRPKSATFRTVDVVGLDTLVHVANGIYENCPNDEQHELFKLPDFITKMMENNWLGSKTGQGFYKKVDKDILSLDLDTLEYRAAKKANFATLELTKTIDKPINRFKVLVKGKDKAGEFYRKSFAGMFAYVSNRIPEISDELFKIDDAMKAGFGWENGPFEIWDAIGVANGIEIMKAEGLEPAAWVTEMLASGSESFYSVKEGATYFYNIPTKSQTKVPGQDSFIILNNIRESKKVWSNSGAIIQDLGDGILNLEFQSKMNTIGGDVLAAINKAIDLSEKEYQGLVIGNQAANFSVGANIGMIFMMAVEQEYDELNMAIKLFQDTMMRVRYSSIPVVVAPHGMTFGGGCEMSLHADKVVAAAETYMGLVEFGVGVLPGGGGSKEMALRASDLFRKNDVELNVLQEYFLTIAMAKVSTSGYEAFDTGLLQHGKDVIVVNKDRQIAEAKKHALLMAEAGYTQPIRRTDVKVLGKQALGMFLVGTDQMEAGKYISEHDKKIANKLAYVMAGGDLSEATLVSEQYLLDIEREAFLSLCTERKTLERIQYMLTKGKPLRN
- a CDS encoding MarR family transcriptional regulator, giving the protein MKDKTIDYILRATWQAVSRMYNEEAAKYDATMATGFALLSIDKEDGTPSTALGPRMGMEATSLTRTLKSMEDKGLIVRKKNPSDGRGVLIYLTEFGKEKRELSKNTVLKFNESVRKHVSDEKLKHFIEVSEIINELIHDKNIFNQTDKIENE
- a CDS encoding WYL domain-containing protein, producing MSQNKNALIRYKTIDKCLQNKYRQWTLEDLIECCSEALFEYEGRANPISKRTIQMDIQLMRSEKLGYNAPIVVYDKKFYKYDDDEFTITDIPLTETDMNVLTETVSMLKQFKDFSLFNDVSDILQRLEDKIYSEKSHTKPVIYLDKNEGLKGLHYLDEIYQAIIKKVVLMITYKSFKSREESKFHFHPFILKEFNNRWFLIGKTKGSQPITNLALDRIIAIDYDFNLPYIEEDFDADVYYKNVIGVTVNTGLQPRRIELWIDAANAPYVLTKPLHHTQRLIQENEDNSIIVHLMISSNYEMERILLGFGDGIEVLRPEYLRNKMKKILQNAIKRYED
- a CDS encoding TROVE domain-containing protein — encoded protein: MKFNFLAKEKNTVVNYENATAYTLTTDYELYAAVVTTSLNASFYEKDTTRLERIKELIKKADPVFVAKLAVYARNEMHMRSVPLVLIVELAKIYSGDSLISKMITQVIQRADEITELLAYYQMTNERNGIKKLNRLSKQIQKGLAHSFNKFDEYQFAKYNRDGAVKLKDALFLVHPKAKDEAQQLLFNKIVNNSLETPYTWETELSKIGQIKYFNEAEKQKAFTQKWEELIDSNKIGYMALLRNLRNIVEANVSRFHILKVCDYLSNEKAVANSKQLPFRFLAAYRELKTMDSKYTSMILDALEDAVLVSAQNIKGFDINTSVVIACDVSGSMQKNISPKSKVMLYDIGLMLGMLMQNRCKNVVSGMFGDRWKIINMPKRAILSNVNEYYKREGEVGYSTNGYLVLEDLISRKEIVDKVMLFTDVQMWNSNMTKDSFANSWNRYKNIAPNAKLYLFDLAGYGQAPINVEKNDVYLIAGWSDKVFDVLNALDDKSSALNYINRIEL